In a single window of the Anguilla rostrata isolate EN2019 chromosome 6, ASM1855537v3, whole genome shotgun sequence genome:
- the ngs gene encoding notochord granular surface isoform X1 encodes MSRSPERMSSYRRHFEDGMTSSFQVRVSSPSPPRVRHRSASYSRSAVATTMRADSMGRRTFSGTRRSHLTSARSMGALCLGVGMGATLDLDAAAAENQAFLSTRTTERQEMVVLNDRLAAYIEKVRTLEQQNKLLETEIAALQNRYVKPSGLRMLYEEQLRELKRIADQMLVQRNIAIAAKEAMAAQLEMLKAKYEEAVEARKKAEQEIEAFRPDVDAATSARIALEKQLENLEAELLFLQRVQKEEIEELMKQIYGAVAKTEVSFALPDLAAALKLIQSQYDEIAAKNLQEMDAWYKTKFEDLSNASTKHVERVRSVREEMATCKKDIQSKERELDALKTRNETLEIQIREALEKYKKEEEDLKARIEALTVELKSIKGKIALHLREYQDLLNIKMALEIEITTYRKLIEGEDLRLSSMVRNLSLMSSSMSATSAMSATATMSTASAMSAASAMNSMAAGSSMAMRSSMASDSSVVAGSSTVAGNSTVAASTTAAESSTATASSAEAVNGGLGGGLGGGVESDLGGGLESTLGGNPGNGTEGSTLDSQLEATESISSEQAVEMTERKTVLIRTVKTDDDTTHSDTQERTIIISGAADETEDD; translated from the exons ATGAGTCGCAGCCCAGAGAGGATGTCTTCGTACCGCCGCCATTTCGAAGACGGCATGACTTCGTCCTTCCAGGTGCGGGTGTCcagcccctcgcccccccgcgTTCGCCACCGCTCTGCCAGCTACAGCCGCAGTGCCGTGGCAACCACCATGCGAGCTGATAGCATGGGCAGGAGAACCTTCTCTGGCACCCGCAGATCGCACCTTACCAG TGCCCGCAGCatgggggcgctgtgtctgggTGTTGGAATGGGAGCCACACTGGATCTGGATGCAGCGGCTGCAGAGAATCAGGCCTTCCTCAGCACGCGGACCACTGAGCGCCAGGAGATGGTGGTGCTTAACGACAGGCTGGCTGCCTACATCGAGAAG GTGCGGACACTTGAGCAGCAGAACAAGCTGCTGGAGACAGAGATTGCAGCCCTGCAGAATCGTTATGTGAAGCCCTCAGGCCTGCGAATGCTTTATGAGGAACAGCTGAGGGAGCTGAAGAGGATTGCTGATCAGATGCTAGTACAGCGG AATATAGCTATTGCTGCAAAAGAGGCCATGGCGGCTCAACTAGAAATGCTGAAAGCCAAATACGAGGAAGCGGTGGAGGCCAGGAAGAAGGCCGAGCAGGAGATCGAAGCCTTCCGCCCA GATGTTGATGCGGCCACCTCTGCACGCATTGCCCTTGAGAAGCAACTGGAAAACCTTGAAGCCGAACTGCTCTTCCTCCAGAGGGTTCAGAAAGAG GAAATCGAGGAGCTGATGAAGCAGATTTACGGTGCGGTTGCTAAGACTGAGGTGTCCTTCGCCCTCCCTGACCTCGCTGCTGCTCTCAAACTAATACAGTCCCAGTATGATGAGATTGCTGCCAAGAATTTACAG GAAATGGATGCTTGGTATAAAACGAAATTTGAGGACTTGAGCAACGCCTCAACAAAACACGTGGAAAGAGTTCGAAGTGTCAGAGAAGAAATGGCAACCTGTAAGAAAGAT ATTCAGAGCAAAGAGCGAGAACTGGATGCGCTGAAGACCAGAAACGAGACGCTGGAGATACAGATCCGTGAGGCACTGGAAAAATacaagaaggaggaagaggatctTAAG GCAAGGATCGAGGCTCTTACTGTTGAGCTGAAATCCATCAAGGGGAAAATTGCACTCCACCTCCGTGAATATCAAGACTTACTGAACATCAAGATGGCCCTTGAGATTGAAATCACCACATACAG GAAACTGATTGAGGGGGAGGACTTGAGGCTGAGCAGCATGGTCCGGAACCTGTCCCTCATGAGCAGCAGTATGAGCGCCACATCCGCTATGAGCGCCACGGCAACGATGAGTACCGCATCAGCCATGAGCGCCGCATCAGCCATGAACTCCATGGCGGCAGGGAGCTCCATGGCGATGAGGAGCTCCATGGCGTCAGACAGCTCCGTGGTGGCAGGGAGCTCCACGGTGGCTGGGAACTCCACAGTGGCTGCTAGCACCACAGCGGCAGAGAGCTCCACAGCAACAGCGAGCTCCGCAGAGGCAGTGAATGGGGGCCTGGGAGGCGGCCTGGGCGGGGGCGTGGAGAGCGACCTGGGCGGGGGCCTGGAGAGTACTCTGGGTGGGAACCCGGGGAACGGCACTGAGGGCAGCACCCTAGATAGCCAGCTGGAAGCCACTGAGAGCATTTCCTCCGAACAAGCAGTGGAGATGACTGAGAGGAAAACTGTACTCATCAG AACAGTTAAGACAGATGATGACACTACGCACAGCGACACCCAGGAGCGAACGATCATCATTTCTGGTGCCGCTGATGAAACAGAAGACGATTAG
- the ngs gene encoding notochord granular surface isoform X2, translating into MSRSPERMSSYRRHFEDGMTSSFQVRVSSPSPPRVRHRSASYSRSAVATTMRADSMGRRTFSGTRRSHLTSARSMGALCLGVGMGATLDLDAAAAENQAFLSTRTTERQEMVVLNDRLAAYIEKVRTLEQQNKLLETEIAALQNRYVKPSGLRMLYEEQLRELKRIADQMLVQRNIAIAAKEAMAAQLEMLKAKYEEAVEARKKAEQEIEAFRPDVDAATSARIALEKQLENLEAELLFLQRVQKEEIEELMKQIYGAVAKTEVSFALPDLAAALKLIQSQYDEIAAKNLQEMDAWYKTKFEDLSNASTKHVERVRSVREEMATCKKDIQSKERELDALKTRNETLEIQIREALEKYKKEEEDLKARIEALTVELKSIKGKIALHLREYQDLLNIKMALEIEITTYRKLIEGEDLRLSSMVRNLSLMSSSMSATSAMSATATMSTASAMSAASAMNSMAAGSSMAMRSSMASDSSVVAGSSTVAGNSTVAASTTAAESSTATASSAEAVNGGLGGGLGGGVESDLGGGLESTLGGNPGNGTEGSTLDSQLEATESISSEQAVEMTERKTVLIS; encoded by the exons ATGAGTCGCAGCCCAGAGAGGATGTCTTCGTACCGCCGCCATTTCGAAGACGGCATGACTTCGTCCTTCCAGGTGCGGGTGTCcagcccctcgcccccccgcgTTCGCCACCGCTCTGCCAGCTACAGCCGCAGTGCCGTGGCAACCACCATGCGAGCTGATAGCATGGGCAGGAGAACCTTCTCTGGCACCCGCAGATCGCACCTTACCAG TGCCCGCAGCatgggggcgctgtgtctgggTGTTGGAATGGGAGCCACACTGGATCTGGATGCAGCGGCTGCAGAGAATCAGGCCTTCCTCAGCACGCGGACCACTGAGCGCCAGGAGATGGTGGTGCTTAACGACAGGCTGGCTGCCTACATCGAGAAG GTGCGGACACTTGAGCAGCAGAACAAGCTGCTGGAGACAGAGATTGCAGCCCTGCAGAATCGTTATGTGAAGCCCTCAGGCCTGCGAATGCTTTATGAGGAACAGCTGAGGGAGCTGAAGAGGATTGCTGATCAGATGCTAGTACAGCGG AATATAGCTATTGCTGCAAAAGAGGCCATGGCGGCTCAACTAGAAATGCTGAAAGCCAAATACGAGGAAGCGGTGGAGGCCAGGAAGAAGGCCGAGCAGGAGATCGAAGCCTTCCGCCCA GATGTTGATGCGGCCACCTCTGCACGCATTGCCCTTGAGAAGCAACTGGAAAACCTTGAAGCCGAACTGCTCTTCCTCCAGAGGGTTCAGAAAGAG GAAATCGAGGAGCTGATGAAGCAGATTTACGGTGCGGTTGCTAAGACTGAGGTGTCCTTCGCCCTCCCTGACCTCGCTGCTGCTCTCAAACTAATACAGTCCCAGTATGATGAGATTGCTGCCAAGAATTTACAG GAAATGGATGCTTGGTATAAAACGAAATTTGAGGACTTGAGCAACGCCTCAACAAAACACGTGGAAAGAGTTCGAAGTGTCAGAGAAGAAATGGCAACCTGTAAGAAAGAT ATTCAGAGCAAAGAGCGAGAACTGGATGCGCTGAAGACCAGAAACGAGACGCTGGAGATACAGATCCGTGAGGCACTGGAAAAATacaagaaggaggaagaggatctTAAG GCAAGGATCGAGGCTCTTACTGTTGAGCTGAAATCCATCAAGGGGAAAATTGCACTCCACCTCCGTGAATATCAAGACTTACTGAACATCAAGATGGCCCTTGAGATTGAAATCACCACATACAG GAAACTGATTGAGGGGGAGGACTTGAGGCTGAGCAGCATGGTCCGGAACCTGTCCCTCATGAGCAGCAGTATGAGCGCCACATCCGCTATGAGCGCCACGGCAACGATGAGTACCGCATCAGCCATGAGCGCCGCATCAGCCATGAACTCCATGGCGGCAGGGAGCTCCATGGCGATGAGGAGCTCCATGGCGTCAGACAGCTCCGTGGTGGCAGGGAGCTCCACGGTGGCTGGGAACTCCACAGTGGCTGCTAGCACCACAGCGGCAGAGAGCTCCACAGCAACAGCGAGCTCCGCAGAGGCAGTGAATGGGGGCCTGGGAGGCGGCCTGGGCGGGGGCGTGGAGAGCGACCTGGGCGGGGGCCTGGAGAGTACTCTGGGTGGGAACCCGGGGAACGGCACTGAGGGCAGCACCCTAGATAGCCAGCTGGAAGCCACTGAGAGCATTTCCTCCGAACAAGCAGTGGAGATGACTGAGAGGAAAACTGTACTCATCAG TTAA